A window of the Arachis duranensis cultivar V14167 chromosome 5, aradu.V14167.gnm2.J7QH, whole genome shotgun sequence genome harbors these coding sequences:
- the LOC107488985 gene encoding metalloendoproteinase 3-MMP, giving the protein MKRHLLTLLFFFLLLDSSLSIPLEPTIGRVVTVAGRVVTGAGRAVAGTFKNIRNSIRSDEDAEEMTTKVRDQARDSLLNHVPDLVGSQPQPGASQFRCGGFHYFLSPTQGRNWFSDRTSLTYRFNPKIQDPFAQVLRDSFRRWSEELSLPLREKRYDEHDYADITIELSNFKDNMVVGDSLIIEHIPSNFAAAVGIGHIRLADNKNWGVLNIDIDTVVMHQLGHLLGLSHSNRNDSVMNPNIWSGKPRKVFSIGEKQQIKQVYSPNGNGNGVGSSP; this is encoded by the exons ATGAAGAGACATCTTCTGACACTGttattcttctttctccttcttgACTCATCTCTTTCAATACCGCTGGAACCTACCATTGGAAGAGTCGTTACTGTTGCTGGAAGAGTCGTTACTGGTGCTGGAAGAGCCGTTGCTGGTACCTTTAAAAACATACGTAACTCCATCCGCAGCGACGAAGACGCCGAGGAAATGACGACAAAAGTTCGCGATCAGGCAAGGGATTCCTTATTGAATCATGTGCCGGACCTGGTAGGCTCTCAACCACAGCCAGGTGCTTCGCAGTTCCGCTGCGGTGGCTTCCACTACTTTCTCTCGCCTACCCAAGGCAGAAACTGGTTCTCTGACCGCACCAGTCTCACCTACCGTTTTAACCCGAAGATCCAAGATCCGTTCGCCCAGGTGTTGAGAGACTCATTCAGGCGGTGGTCAGAGGAGCTAAGCCTACCACTCAGAGAGAAAAG GTATGACGAGCACGACTATGCAGACATCACGATTGAATTGTCCAACTTCAAGGACAACATGGTGGTGGGCGATAGCCTTATTATAGAACATATTCCTTCCAACTTTGCTGCTGCTGTTGGAATTGGGCACATTCGTTTGGCTGATAACaagaattggggagttcttaACATTGACATCGATACTGTGGTGATGCACCAGTTAGGACATCTTCTTGGGCTTTCACACTCCAATCGAAATGACTCGGTTATGAATCCTAATATTTGGTCTGGAAAGCCGAGGAAGGTGTTCTCAATCGGTGAAAAACAGCAGATCAAACAAGTTTATTCCCCTAATGGAAATGGAAATGGAGTTGGGTCCAGTCCTTAA